The following proteins come from a genomic window of Alphaproteobacteria bacterium:
- a CDS encoding CDP-alcohol phosphatidyltransferase family protein, with protein sequence MIANFISFIRIILAGTLFFLNAKQKLIVIFVAAITDFLDGYIARWVRQSQGSGMWIDPLADKIFITCLYVSLVLEHQVPQWVFVLFVGRDVLISAGYLFMKYKKMFGNFTPSFVSKVNTCLQMLYPMAVISSTYPELFMYLTVTTTILSAIVYLFRFLLSYWLSKATRIPTYG encoded by the coding sequence ATGATTGCAAACTTTATTAGCTTTATCAGAATTATACTCGCGGGCACGTTATTTTTTCTTAATGCAAAACAAAAATTGATTGTGATTTTTGTGGCAGCAATTACAGATTTTCTAGATGGATATATAGCGAGATGGGTGCGTCAATCACAAGGTTCCGGTATGTGGATAGACCCTTTAGCGGATAAAATATTCATTACATGTCTTTATGTTTCTCTTGTGCTAGAACATCAGGTGCCTCAGTGGGTGTTTGTTCTTTTTGTTGGGCGAGATGTTTTAATTAGCGCTGGATATCTTTTTATGAAATACAAAAAGATGTTTGGAAACTTTACACCTAGCTTTGTGAGTAAGGTTAATACATGCCTACAAATGCTCTACCCTATGGCTGTTATTAGCAGCACATATCCTGAGCTATTCATGTATTTGACAGTTACAACAACTATTTTATCTGCAATTGTCTACTTATTCCGATTTTTGTTATCTTACTGGCTTTCTAAGGCCACGCGCATCCCAACATACGGATGA
- the ndk gene encoding nucleoside-diphosphate kinase: MERTLSILKPDVTKRNLTGEVNTMIEKAGFKIIAQKKIRMTPEIAGGFYGEHREKPFFGDLCRIMSAAPVVVQVLEKHNAIELYRHLMGATNPEKADEGTIRKKYGISLDENSVHGSDSAKSAEREISFFFSDLEIVG, encoded by the coding sequence ATGGAAAGAACATTAAGCATTTTAAAACCAGATGTAACAAAGCGCAATTTAACGGGCGAAGTTAACACTATGATCGAAAAAGCGGGGTTTAAAATTATCGCGCAGAAGAAAATTCGTATGACACCTGAAATTGCAGGTGGATTCTATGGTGAGCATAGAGAAAAGCCTTTTTTCGGTGATTTGTGTCGCATCATGTCAGCAGCTCCTGTAGTTGTGCAAGTCTTAGAAAAACATAACGCTATAGAATTATATAGACATCTTATGGGTGCAACTAATCCAGAAAAAGCAGATGAAGGTACGATTCGTAAAAAATATGGAATTTCACTAGATGAGAATTCTGTTCATGGATCAGATTCAGCAAAAAGTGCAGAACGCGAAATTTCCTTTTTCTTCTCTGATTTAGAGATCGTTGGATGA
- the uvrA gene encoding excinuclease ABC subunit UvrA, producing MSYIKIKGAREHNLKNIDINIPKDQLVVITGPSGSGKSSLAFDTIYAEGQRRYVESLSAYARQFLNIAKKPDVDSIEGLSPAISIEQKTVHNNPRSTVATITEIYDYLRLLYARVGIPYSPVTGKPIKAMTPQEIVNLIMKKAPKTKFTVLAPVVRDRKGEHANLLRDIQAKGFSRVKVNDNYYELEDVPVFEKNKKTTVSVVVDRLVMVEGASASSLRGASLRDDPMDGHAPLAMTKPLPHDDEAVERFTLRLTQSIEQALELSDGLVVIDNIDAKTSDLYSSKFSCPESGFSIAEIEPRIFSFNAHAGACKACQGLGFIEEGWYEKVTCEECQGYRLKKESLLIKINDLHIGQFCDMSISEAHQWLNTLKFSRQQMDIAGPVLKEIENRLGFLVNVGLSYLTLNRISGTLSGGEGQRIRLASQIGSQLTGVLYVLDEPSIGLHQRDNDRLIATLKKMRDLGNTIIVVEHDEDTMLAADYIFDIGPKAGIYGGEIVAEGTPQEIMQNDNSVTGQYLSGKKMIPVPKKRRKGSGKSLVVKNAQLHNLKGMDVEFPLGKLICVTGVSGSGKSSLVMGELCNGYNKGHQFLTGVQYTDKLIKIDQKPIGRTPRSNPATYIGVFDEIRQWFCALPEAKARGYSPGRFSFNVPGGRCDACDGDGTIRVSMHFLPDTFTVCETCDGRRYNKQTLEIFYRGKNIADVLSMSIDEACAFFDAHPKIRKKLEFLQRVGLGYLQVGHSATLLSGGEAQRVKLAKELARSSTKDTVYVLDEPTTGLHFDDVKKLLEILHTFVDNGSTVIVIEHNLEVIKTADHVIDMGPEGGAAGGTVVASGTPEVVAKSGESVTGVFLKRMVI from the coding sequence ATGTCATACATCAAAATTAAAGGTGCGCGGGAGCATAATCTCAAAAATATCGATATCAATATCCCCAAGGATCAGCTTGTGGTGATCACAGGTCCCAGTGGGTCAGGCAAATCATCACTAGCATTCGATACCATTTATGCAGAAGGGCAGCGCAGATATGTCGAGAGTTTGTCAGCGTACGCAAGACAATTCTTGAATATTGCAAAGAAACCGGATGTAGATTCTATTGAAGGGTTGAGTCCAGCCATTTCCATTGAGCAAAAGACGGTGCATAACAATCCGCGCTCAACTGTGGCAACGATTACTGAAATTTATGACTATCTCAGACTTCTTTACGCACGTGTGGGCATACCGTATTCTCCTGTAACAGGAAAGCCTATCAAAGCAATGACGCCACAAGAAATTGTGAACCTCATCATGAAAAAAGCCCCGAAAACTAAGTTTACAGTTCTTGCGCCTGTTGTGCGAGACCGTAAAGGTGAGCATGCGAATTTATTGCGTGATATTCAAGCTAAAGGATTTTCACGAGTTAAGGTGAATGACAACTATTATGAGCTTGAGGATGTGCCGGTATTTGAGAAAAATAAAAAGACCACAGTGTCTGTGGTGGTAGATCGTTTGGTGATGGTGGAAGGCGCAAGCGCATCGTCATTACGAGGAGCTTCGCTCCGTGATGATCCAATGGATGGCCACGCTCCGCTCGCCATGACGAAACCTCTTCCGCATGATGACGAGGCGGTAGAGCGTTTTACGTTACGCCTCACCCAATCCATCGAGCAAGCTCTTGAACTATCCGACGGTCTTGTTGTCATCGACAATATCGATGCAAAGACGTCAGACCTATATTCCTCCAAATTCTCTTGCCCCGAAAGTGGTTTCTCTATCGCAGAAATTGAGCCACGCATCTTTTCCTTCAACGCTCATGCAGGCGCATGTAAAGCATGCCAAGGTTTAGGGTTCATCGAAGAAGGGTGGTATGAAAAAGTCACATGTGAAGAATGTCAGGGCTATCGTCTCAAAAAAGAGAGTCTGTTGATTAAAATTAACGATCTTCATATTGGGCAATTTTGTGATATGTCCATCAGTGAGGCGCATCAGTGGTTGAATACACTGAAATTTTCACGCCAGCAAATGGATATTGCGGGGCCGGTTCTCAAGGAAATCGAGAATCGTTTGGGTTTCTTGGTGAATGTAGGACTGAGTTATCTCACCCTTAATCGTATTTCCGGCACATTGTCTGGTGGAGAAGGGCAGCGCATTAGGCTAGCCTCTCAAATTGGGTCGCAATTAACAGGTGTATTATATGTGTTGGATGAGCCATCTATTGGCTTGCATCAGCGCGACAATGATCGTTTGATCGCGACACTCAAGAAAATGCGTGATCTAGGTAATACCATTATTGTGGTGGAACATGATGAAGACACTATGTTGGCAGCAGATTATATCTTTGATATTGGTCCAAAAGCTGGAATATATGGTGGCGAAATTGTTGCCGAAGGCACACCTCAAGAAATTATGCAAAATGATAATAGTGTGACGGGGCAATATTTGTCTGGCAAAAAGATGATTCCTGTTCCGAAAAAGAGACGCAAGGGCAGTGGAAAATCTTTGGTGGTGAAAAATGCACAATTACACAATTTGAAAGGAATGGACGTAGAATTTCCACTTGGCAAGCTGATTTGTGTGACAGGCGTTTCAGGCAGCGGCAAATCTTCGCTTGTGATGGGCGAATTATGTAATGGCTATAATAAAGGTCATCAATTCCTCACTGGCGTTCAGTACACGGATAAATTGATAAAAATAGACCAAAAGCCAATTGGACGCACACCAAGGTCTAATCCAGCCACATATATTGGGGTATTTGATGAAATTCGCCAATGGTTTTGCGCATTGCCAGAAGCAAAAGCACGAGGATATTCTCCAGGGCGATTCTCTTTTAACGTGCCAGGTGGAAGGTGTGATGCGTGTGATGGTGATGGTACCATTCGTGTATCCATGCACTTTTTGCCTGATACATTTACGGTGTGTGAAACATGTGATGGTCGTAGGTATAACAAACAAACGCTGGAAATCTTCTATCGTGGCAAAAACATTGCTGATGTCTTGAGTATGAGTATAGATGAGGCATGTGCGTTTTTTGATGCACACCCAAAGATTCGCAAGAAACTGGAGTTTTTGCAAAGGGTAGGGTTAGGCTATCTCCAAGTTGGCCACTCTGCGACGTTATTATCTGGTGGTGAAGCGCAACGTGTAAAGCTTGCTAAAGAACTCGCGCGTAGCTCCACCAAAGATACAGTTTATGTCTTAGACGAACCTACTACAGGTTTGCATTTTGATGATGTGAAAAAACTGTTAGAAATTCTCCACACGTTTGTGGATAACGGCAGTACAGTTATCGTGATTGAACACAACCTCGAAGTGATCAAAACCGCCGATCATGTGATCGACATGGGTCCTGAAGGTGGTGCTGCCGGCGGCACTGTTGTGGCCAGCGGCACACCTGAGGTTGTTGCGAAGAGTGGGGAGAGTGTAACGGGAGTGTTTTTAAAGCGGATGGTTATTTAA